GTTAAGGAAATAAATTTTCCCGGCTTCGAACTTGCGACGGCTGAACGGGTGCTCCACCACGACCATGTCGCTGTGATTGATGCGGTCACTAGCCTCCATCAGACGGAAGCGGGTTTGTTCGTTAAGCGATGGATCATCACTGAACCAGAGCACTACTGCACCTGGGTCTGCATCGAAGCTAAATTCATCGTCTCCATAGAATAAGGCTTCAAGGGCCGCTGCCGCCATGACAGTCTTACCCGCACCCGTCACAGCGGTGAGTGAAAACGCTGTTTTATCGCGCTCGCCGTGCCATAAACGACGCGCCTTCCTAACATTGGACAGTGCGTCTAAAACTGCGTCACGCTGGTAGTCCTTGAGAGTGAACTTCATGCACTAATCCCCGTTAGAGAAACTAAAATTGGTTAGATACGACTCGTACAAGCGAACGGGCTCTATGCCATTTCGTAGCCGCTTGGCAATGGCCTGAAAGCGACGGTCGTCGTCGGTCACGACGTAGGCCACGCGCAGTCCGTTGGCCTGATTCACCGCATCAATGAAAGAAGTTGCTGCATCAACTGACGTTAACAATGCGTAAGCATCTACGACGGCCCAGCCATTGGCTGGCAGCTTGTCGATACGCTTACCACGCGCACCGGCCCGCAGCCAAAGCAGGGGGGCAATGCGAGCGTAGGCCAAGTTGTGGTTCACAGCGTTCCTAGCCTCGTAGGTCAATGTGAAGAACTCAGCATTTTCCTCAAAGCCTTCAGCCATGGGAAACTCATCGGTGAACTTGTAGTCACCTTTGATAGGCTCACCATCAGGAGTATTGCCTGTGATGGCTGCAGCCACGCGAGGCTTGGTGATGTATTCGCAAATACCGTTTCGCTCCCAAAGCTCATCGCCTGGGCGAAGTCTTTGAGCAAGCAGCGCTTTCTGCTCGTCAGCGGCAACTTCGTTGTTGGTGACGGAAATGCTCTGACGACTGCCGCCATCTTGATTGTTCAGCCGCATAACTGCATGTGCAGTAGTGCCTGAGCCACAAAAGAAATCCATCACGATCCCATTGGGCTTCTCGGAGAGAAAGACACGCAGCATATCCTCAACCAAATAGAGTGATTTCGGAAATGGGAACTTTCTTCCTGGAATGAAACGACTCAGGTGCTCAGATCCATACATACCTGCGTTGTGCGAGTCTCGAAACCACACCGTTCGAGGCAGTTTCTTTCGCTCGATGTGCTCAGCGTGCTCTAGCTGTAGAACACCATTCTGGTCACGCCCAGTAACTCTGATTTCGCCGCTTTTTATGCGCGCCAGGTCCTTGGAAATCAAGTAGCTGATTGACCATTGGTCCCTAGCTTTGCTATACGCACCAACCTTTGCGGTTCCTTCACTGGCGTATTTACGCAAGGACTCAACACCGAGTGTCCAACGACCTTCTGCACCGTTCGTACGTATCGGCCAAACAGCTACACAGCCCATTGGCGCCTCTACGCTAAATCGATTCGCACCAAGCGGTAACGGGTCGCCTGCAGAGACAATCGCTTTCCGCACAGGGTCAATAAAAATCGGATAGAACTGGCGCGGCGAATCTGCGCGAAGAGAGTCGGTCCCTCTTCGCATCAATCGATTCCAGATGTCGATTCGTTGTTTGGCAATTGTCTCGTCTGACGTAAGTAAATCATCTGAGCCTTGTGTCACACGGACACCTCCAACAAACACAACAAAAGCATATTCGTCAACTCGAGCGAACTCCTGACCACGAGCTACACCGCGCTGATTGGTTACCGTGGTTACCATCTGAATGCGGGATCCTGCGAAAACTTGCTCCAACAGAAGGCCGAGGCGGTTTACCTCTTTCTCGTCGATAGTCACGATAAGTACTGAATCCTGCGGAGTGAGTAGTTCGCGCGCCACCATCAAACGACGCTCCATCATCGCTAACCACTTGCTGTGCCGATACTGGTCGTCTCCCTCGACATAATCGTTGTTGTATTTCCAGTCCTTCGCGCCCGTGTTATATGGGGGGTCGATGTAAATAGCATCTACCTTGCCACGATGCGTATAGGTCAATGCCTTCAGTGCGTGGTAGTTCTCGCCATTGATAACCGAATGGAATGGCTTATTACCACCGCGCTCCACCTTGCCCGTGCTAACCAAGCCAGGGTAGATCGTGTCGCGGAACTCGGCCACCACCACCAGGTCACCTAGCCCCGCCGAGATCGTTTCGGGAAATGCGGCTCCGAGCAACTCCAAGTCGGCTGTATTTTTGGCCTTGTGAATGTATTTGACCTGCCACAGCCTCTGGTCGCCCTTCTGCTTCGATCCGCGCTCTGGCAGCACGCGTACCTTGTCACCTTTGCGAACGGGTCGTAGCGGGAGCTCCACAACTTCCGGGCTGTGACGCTCGAAGTTCAGACCATAGGGCAGGCGCGAGGACAAAACATTGAACTCTTGTTCAAGGTCGGCGCCGAGTTGCGAGTCTCTTGCCTTGGCACGGGAAATTAAATCAGTAAGACGGGACACGATAGCTACCTGTGTGTATTTGCGTTGCTTTGTAGAGAGTGAAGAGTTGCGTCATCGCTTCCCCATCAGGGGAGATTGACCATTTTTTCTG
This region of Hydrogenophaga crassostreae genomic DNA includes:
- a CDS encoding site-specific DNA-methyltransferase; translation: MSRLTDLISRAKARDSQLGADLEQEFNVLSSRLPYGLNFERHSPEVVELPLRPVRKGDKVRVLPERGSKQKGDQRLWQVKYIHKAKNTADLELLGAAFPETISAGLGDLVVVAEFRDTIYPGLVSTGKVERGGNKPFHSVINGENYHALKALTYTHRGKVDAIYIDPPYNTGAKDWKYNNDYVEGDDQYRHSKWLAMMERRLMVARELLTPQDSVLIVTIDEKEVNRLGLLLEQVFAGSRIQMVTTVTNQRGVARGQEFARVDEYAFVVFVGGVRVTQGSDDLLTSDETIAKQRIDIWNRLMRRGTDSLRADSPRQFYPIFIDPVRKAIVSAGDPLPLGANRFSVEAPMGCVAVWPIRTNGAEGRWTLGVESLRKYASEGTAKVGAYSKARDQWSISYLISKDLARIKSGEIRVTGRDQNGVLQLEHAEHIERKKLPRTVWFRDSHNAGMYGSEHLSRFIPGRKFPFPKSLYLVEDMLRVFLSEKPNGIVMDFFCGSGTTAHAVMRLNNQDGGSRQSISVTNNEVAADEQKALLAQRLRPGDELWERNGICEYITKPRVAAAITGNTPDGEPIKGDYKFTDEFPMAEGFEENAEFFTLTYEARNAVNHNLAYARIAPLLWLRAGARGKRIDKLPANGWAVVDAYALLTSVDAATSFIDAVNQANGLRVAYVVTDDDRRFQAIAKRLRNGIEPVRLYESYLTNFSFSNGD